The following is a genomic window from Bombina bombina isolate aBomBom1 chromosome 3, aBomBom1.pri, whole genome shotgun sequence.
TGTAACATATACAGTTGTATTTTAGCTCCAGAGTTTTAGTCTATTTTATACTGCACTGATACTTGTGTTTACGTTATCCCACTACCTACCTCCCTCTTTGAGCTTTTTATGTTtgaaaaaaaacttcagtcacaaaTTGTAGAGACAGCTGTACCTGACAGCATTGTGAATTCTAGACTGCTTAAGACATGAGTTTTGTTAGCTCTAAAGAGTATACATCAATTCTTTATTGAAGAATTGGAAATATCATGCAACGGACTTGTATACCGCTATTCACATAACCTTTTAATcacatttatttttctgttattactgtgtgtgattTTTGTGGTTTTTATCATTTAAAAACAGCTCCAGCACAGGGGTTTGAAAATGACTCATTAGGAAGTGGTAAATATACACTGAAATTTCTCCTTTTTATTACCCTtatccctcttaaagggacagtctaccatagaattgttattgttttaaaagatagatgaaccctttattccccagttttgtataaccaacacagttatattaatatactttttacctctgtgattaccttgtatctaggaaccttcttccagccccctgatcacatgactgtgactgtttattatctattgtcttaaatttagcattggtttgtgctaaattttaaataaccccctgtgcctgaacacagtgttatctatatggtccacgtgtactttctgtctctttgtgttgaaaagagatttaaaaagcatgtgataagaggcagccctcaaaggcttagaaattagcatatgagcctacctatgattagtttaaactaagaataccgagagaaaaaagcaaagttgatgataaaagtaaattggaaagttaattaaaattaaaagtcctatcttaataatgaaagtttaatttatactagactgtccctttaaataaagtaacccagtcctcaggacccttactcaggccagatattcattatatcttaactaaagcacaggtgaaacaatcagctcaccctgattatttcacctgtgctctggttaagATACTCCAGCCCTCCTgtaggcttgctaaaatagcacagtctcgctgcTGGTGGCAGGGTACATCTCTGGTTGTTAAGAGGTTAATCatacttttacattttattattccaTTATCTTCATTAGGAGTTGTGAGCTGTTATTCTAAATAATGTTTTTACCCAGTAAGTTAGGGATGTGCTGATGATGAGTTTATGAAAACAAGGAGGTGgtgaacaaaacattttttggaaacaCTAGACTAGAGGGCTTAGGACATCAGCTATACATAGCCACCTGTTATCTGGACTTTTTCCAGAAAGCTGTATGTGTTCTATGATTCCTTTAGTACCTTTTTGGTGAAACAGGTGGCATAGGGATGGGGAACAGGTAAGGAGAAGAGGCCAGACACTATAGAGTTAATTATGGCACAGTCACTGCTGAGTGTCTTACAAGATTATTCCAGTTCTACCTATAAGGAATGCAATAAAGGGTTTACATCagcgttattaaagggacagtatataccatttGTAATATAACTGCATTGAATATACACtaccataaagaagaatatgcacaaaagctttatctaaaaattcagtataaaaccatttgaaaacttacttagaagctcccagtttagcactgttgatggtgttttcctgggacacccagtgaaaggggctgggaacacAAGAAGAGCAGACAGTCCCCCCCTTCCCTCTAAataaaaagacagattacataAATAGGAGCCAGCAcaagtctgtaaacacatgtatacatctgacactgtggggcttggttaggagtcttaaaatcagcacaatgttattaaaaaataagcaaaacctatacatttttacaaaaacactaatagatgggctatataaatggaccatctacaaaacatttatgcaaagaaaaatctattgtacaatgtccctttaagtcactgtcTGTTGTTGTTGATTCCTAAGAACAAGTAGGGCAAAGGGTATTTGGATaaaacttctagcacagttagatGGATTCCGTGTTAGGCTGGTTGACCTTTTCTTTTGCATTTGATTACCTGGTCCAAACCAGCTTTTATGTCATACCATAATCATAATCTAaatgtgtgcatttactatatatatatatatatatatatatatgcttgtcaaCATTTTAGTTTAGGCAATTATAGCATGGGCAGAGAATAGACTGGTCTTGATCTGGGATGGATTGTTTTACATTCTTTTAGATAAGGGCTAAGACCAAGACATTATTAAAGAGTATGAAatcattttatatttgttaattCTTGTGTTCGGtgaagaccacaatgtaaataagtAAGTATTAGTAACACAGCATAAAGTTTCTATCCACTTTTACCCACTCTTCTCAATCTAGCTTCAATTAGATTTTATGCACATGACTGCAATCAGATGCTTGTATATGCACTGGGCGACCTTATGGCATATTTATCACCCAAATCACCAATAGTAACGTCTCTCTTTACCTCTGGCTATAAGTTGGTCGTTAGTTTTCAGGACAAGTGCTAGATTGAGGTGCTATCCTTGTTATATGATAACACAGGGTGGGCAAACCTCATATGTTGCATGCTCCTTgacctcattattattattataattattattaaattataggCTGGCTTTATACTTTAATACCCGGTGTACAGTGGGTAGGTCTAGTATGATGGCCAGGTtaggaaaaaacttaaaaaaattctGGGGAGACAGTCATTGTTGAAAGGAGATTCTAAATTATACATGAAAAGCTGTTTGTTGACCAAAAGTTCCCTTATCATAAGAATCTGATCCACTAATTTTATGTAGGCCTTAGCTGTTTCTGTGTAACTGAAGCTTATTCAATATGCTAATTTTCTTATGATAGTGGAAAGAGTCCCTTGTTATGCCAAATAAGATTGTAAAATAAGAAATTAAATTGATACAATAACTGCATAAAAGCATAAGCATAAGTCTTGCTTATTTTTGTTTGCTTGATTATTTTTGCTTaaccaataataaaatcaaatacaattttttatatactttaaatataatgTTTACAGAATTgtgttcaagattttttttttaatcttaacacTTCATTAAAATCCATAATCATTTACAAATACTTAAGTTGTGTAAACAATTAACTGTGTGTTTGAGCTATATTTCAAATGTAAGAAAACTTAAGtaaccatttaaattatttataagagatttaaaattgaacaaaaGCTGTGCAAATTGACAAAAAAAATCCACTCATGTTAGGTATAATTAAGCTTTCAAGAGGTAAAGACGAATTAATGAAATAATGTTAAACTCAtgttaaaaaacttaaataaatgaAATGTGTCCTACATTTTTTCAGTTTTGCAGTATATCTGCTTAATTATCAACATTTTGGTCATGTTTGTTATTcagattttatattaatattagagGAACAAGAGTGCATAAGGAAATAGGgtgaatgaaaataaataaatataatttgtttctaattgttTAATTAACTGTTATTCCAGGTATCAAATACAACACGTTGGGGTCAAacacaaaaatattatataattattatctacaaatatttccatagactttaatttttaattttgtagataaatcattcgATAAACTTTTCTACATAAATGTGATCAAAAACCAGGATCAGCCACAATTTTAATGCTAATTATAAATGAAAAAACAAGTTTTGCTCATATGATTTTTATTTAATAGCAGAGTAGAGAACATGCAGTTTGTTTAAATagctttttgtgttttatttatgcTTTATTATATGTTATCTGATTAGCATCATTTTACAATCATTAATGAAAGCAAAGATTTACTGGCTATAATTATCCAAGTAAACCTCCAAGTACATTTTTAACCAAACCTAATACTGGCCCCAAAAGGCGTTTCTCTTTTTCAGTATAAAGATTTGCAATCTCCTCTTGATTGAAGCTTCTGGTTTCCCTTTCAGAAGCTTCCTCTGGATAATCCAAGGAATCTAGATCACGCATTACGGCTTCCAGTCTTTTCATCATTTCATGTTCTTCAGCTGTTCTCTTCCCAAAATGCTCAGCCAATCCTTTAGCCAAGCCTTTTAAAGCTGATTTACCAAAACTTAGGAGGGCTCCTCCTATACCTCTGATTTCCCTCAGTGATTCTTCTTCTAAAACATCCCTCTGACTCAGAGACTGTTCATCATTctttacactaaaaataaataaattcaattggtAAACTAATGTTATGACTTTAACATTATAAGATTAAactacttattatttttttttaaatatattttattttctgaaagcacagatcatcataattaggACAGGTGGTCACATCTGGCACTCTGAGGGCGTTTGCTTGGTCTGTAGTACCACTGAGCAAATAGCAGACATCAGTAATTGCTTATCAAAAAAGCAGTTCAGTTCTTTAAATTGGGTATTTAGGTGTGCGTATTTGTACCAAATTAGTTTAAGTTTATAGCAAttaattctctctctcattcttattATTTAGTTCTTGTGTTCAAGAGCAAACACCGCTGGAAGAATTTTATTTATGTGGGCGGGTTCGCTTActtctacaagttgaaagtaaaaagttagtgcatgaGCGAAACCTGATATGCACtaaccaactgcactaaacccgaaggtagttatgaatattttacttgcaatgttcttcatatagaaggaaaggttctttttattcttaaatatttattaatatatatcaaataattttttcatgaaatatctatatatttatctatctatgtatatctatatatctatatttgtctatctatctatatatatatacacgtatatacaattatagatatatataaagatagacatatcaatatatatttaaaaatacaaagtacattgtctactctttgaagaacattggaatgtaaaatatttacagtaaatacagtaaataagtaaAACACATTGTAAAACATCAAAATTGCTTAAAAATTATTTTAGGGCATGTGAGTGGAATGGGCTCCAAtgatatatgtaaacacatatatttatgtgtttatatgctatatatgtctgtaaatacatatatacacatataaatactaaaatacatgttaccacatatatacagtatatataaatgaatatatatatatatatatatatatatactgtatatatatatatatatatatatatatatatatatatatatatatatatatacacagtatgtatatgtaagtgtatttatctttatgttaaagtcctttgcatgcctttttttctaacaatttataccttttgaattattttaatttcatagtgttatgagtgtaaatgtacttttaaatgtaatattggtgTGTTTTGGGCAAATTTTAGACAAGGATAACTTAATTCTGTAAATTCAATTCATAAAACAATTTATATCCCACTTCTGGTTTAAATAAGATGAGAACAGTTTTGTAATGTGCTGTATTCTGTTTTAAAATATGGAAATAAAATGTATCTTTCAGTTTAACACCCTTGTTTAAATTACCTTTATTTCTTCTTTTAATATCTTACACAATTGTCTGTGCTCTCATAtaatgtaatgtgtatatgtactgAAGGGAAAATGGAAGCAGAAAGCACTTTACTGCAACCAATTTTTTGAAAGCTTTATGTCACAAAATTATTACCACAGATGGAAATATGACCATTGCATTTTTAAAAACTCTTTTGAATATTTAGTAGTTTCTCTGaaataaaatattcaaatctaAAAAACATGAGTTTTGATAGTTCTATCcttgtttatttatgtttacctTCGTGCATATGTAGATGCTATTAAAAAAGACACTGCAACTATGTACTTAAAATTCATCTTTACCtgttaaaagtaaagaaaaaaagaacaattaGGACCACATACAATTTTTACCAAATGTATTGATTTAAAtcttattaaagaaacattaaaacaaagatacattacagtaaaattaaactatcatgattcagatagagcatatgcaaTTCTAAACAGCTTTCTATTTTACTGTGTTTGCTTTTTGAAAAGCATGTCTAAGTATGCTCAGGactggagctagctgctcattggtttcTGCACAAATAtggctgttgtcattggcttaccaatgtgttcaactagttcccagtagtgcattgctactccttcaataaaggataccaataaaataaagcataatttatattagaagtaaattgcaaacatatttaaaaatgcatTGACATGAGAttaggggtttcatgtctctttaattaaattGCATATGGTTTATTTGTGGATTACTTACAACCAGACGGAACAGAGACATTAAAAATGAAATGATAATATGCTTAACTATGTGTAGATTATACAATTCCATAGAACATGTCAGTATTAATTTATAGATAAATATATTGTTCTGTCATGTACAACTACAAGATTAGTAATATCCCTTATTGCAAAATATTTTCATGATTACACCACAAAGCCTTATAATGTTTAATACTCAGTGTAATGTTATAAATAAGCATctgattaatttaattgttattaatattgtgtTGTTTCTTTACTTTGGTGCCATAAAAAATTGAGTTACCAGTACACTCTCATAAGAAGTATAAATACAATTGTTATAAATATATAAGATATAACATTTGCTTACCAGGATCTCAGGATATTGTTATAGGTTATCAGATATCTTGATGTGATAATCTCTTAGGTGTGAAGGATTTACACCTTATATATCTGTGTCTAATTagtaatatatattcaaattatcctgaacacattttctaataattttgtaaattaatatttgtgttaaaTGATTTCAGCAAAGTCATTCACTTTATAAAAGCAAATAATAGCATCACCTTAATTAAAGTCAAATATTACAGTTTCATAGTTTAATTATATAACATGATGTAACAACTGACtatgatttgttttatatatttgtattgcaaAGAGTGTGTGATTAAATAGCTTGTGTTTGTTCATATGTGTTTTAGTGtgtctttaactgtgtgtttattaAAGACAGGAAACCCGAtctatagataaacagacagatagataattagatagatagatagatagatagatacattgatgaaagatagataaattagatagatgATCATTGCATTAATCAACTTTAGTAGAACAAAGTACTTTACATTAAAATCtgatatataaagaataaaatattgatttataagtgttttaaaaataatttctacaTAAAATATTAGGGATCTGAATCAATTATTGTGCTAATGCATtagttaaatttaaatttgaatcaGTTGGTAGTAGTTTTAAAGATTAGATAAGCAGTAGTGGTTAGTGTTAAGTGGAACTTCTAATGCAAAATGACATACTTAAATTTGTAAAAACATGTCATATATAAGAAGGAtgaagagagcactcgccgtgaaaAAAGTGGTTTATTTAAACTTAGCAAATGTTTTCGGGGAAtaaccccgtcatcagacaagtgaaaaaTAACAATCATTAGTGCACTTACCAAAAGGTACTATTTATGCAACAGGCAGTCTCCACACCACCGACTCCCACGAGTGCACGCCAGCCCGAAACTGGAAGTGGTCATGAGTGACGCCATCATGTCAGCGCTGGCGGTGCACAAGGCAACTGCTGAGGGCAAAGTAAACAAACATGATTGCTATGGTAATATCAAGTGATACAAATGGATAAAAATAGTTACATTTGTGTATGTAAATAGTGCATACTATGTGTCTCTTATTAATGAATGTAAGCAAGGTCTACTGCCATATAGCAACTTGTGTGAATATTAAAAATGTACATAAAGAGCAGGAGTCCActggaagggagggggggggagaaaacaaGAGATCCTAGTTATATTTGAAACACCATATAAAGAATGAAAGAAGTGTTCAGAGAAAGAGAGATAACATAGTCAGAGAAAGAGAGGATCTTAACTATTATAGAATTGCAGATAATTTAGCTACACAATTCTGCTATTGGGCATAATTATGTattagagggacagtcaagtccaaaaaaaactttcatgatttaaatagggaaaataattttaaacatttttccaatttacttttatcaccaattttgctttgtaatcttagttgaaagttaaacctaggaggttcatatgctaattccttaaaccttaaagactgcctctaatcagaatgcattttgaccactagaaagcattagttcatgtgtttcatatagataacagtgagctcattcatgtgaagttaccctggagtgagcattgactggctgaaatgcaagtctgtcaaatgaactgaaacaagggggcagtttgcagaggtttagatacaaggtaatcacagaggtaaaaagtgtatttctataacagtgttggtttcagcaaaactggggaatgggtaataaagggattatctttctttttaaaaaacaaaaattctgatgttgactgtccctttaactaataggaACCTATCAATCACAGCTATAAGATCCAGATGGGAAAAAAACACCTTGTACAGGGAAGTTATTCCATTATTTAGAGGGGAAAATTCTATAGAGGCTATAGTCAAAGTAAAAGAGAGTAGGAGAAAAAAAGAGAGTTTGAGAAAAAAGAGGTTAAAGAATGAAAGATAAAAGAAAGAAAGCTAGATAGGTAAGAAGGCTGGGGAGAAATTAGATATGTATAATAAGACACTTTTTGGTATTGGAAACTGTTAATCTTATTATAGAAAGCAATGTCAGTCCAGATGGGTATTTAACCCATTGGGAATCAAGGTACCCAGTTCTTAGGTTCACTTTGCCTCTCGTTGCAGGAGTATTtttcccctatcaccacctctggtCAGAGGTGGGACATGATCTATTAGGGTATATCTTAGGTCCTTTACTGAATGTCCCTGTTTTCCATGGAAAGACCACCGATGACCTCTgcaccagaatggccaaccataggtcctcAATCAGGACGACCATAGACAGGGGGCATACGGACTAGCCGGAGCACAGCATTTTCTACAACAGGGACATTCagtaagaaataataaaatactactgCAACGAGAGGCATGGTggacctctctctctttctctttccctctctctctctctctctttctctttctctatttttgtctctctttctctctctctctcttttctctctctctctttctttctctctctctctttctcgctctctttctctctctttctctctctcttgttctctctattttactgtctctctctctctctctttttctctttctctttattttatctctttcattctctctcactctctctctcacactctctctccctttctctttctcgCTTCACACACATACTTCTCTCACAAGCAcacttctctctcttacacactcctCTCACATACAAGCacatttctctctcacacacactcctctAACACACAAACAAACTTCTCTTTCTTACATACtcctctcacacacttctcacacttctctcacacacacacaaacatctctCAGTCTCTCTGTATTAACACCTATcaatctgtctttctttctctctctctctttctttctctctttgtctctctttctctctgtatctctctctctctttttctctctcattttctgtttctctctatctttctctttctctctctctctctttctctctctctctctctctctctctctctctctctttgtattactctatctttctctctctctctctctctctctctctctctctctccccccacctctctctttttctctctttcatttttctctctttctctctctcttttttctctctctctctctctctctttttctctctctttatctctctcgctcTTTCACTTAGAAACACACTCCTCTGACACAAACTcc
Proteins encoded in this region:
- the LOC128651660 gene encoding bombinins BLP-7/H-BO-like — translated: MNFKYIVAVSFLIASTYARSVKNDEQSLSQRDVLEEESLREIRGIGGALLSFGKSALKGLAKGLAEHFGKRTAEEHEMMKRLEAVMRDLDSLDYPEEASERETRSFNQEEIANLYTEKEKRLLGPVLGLVKNVLGGLLG